One segment of Aquimarina sp. BL5 DNA contains the following:
- the rplJ gene encoding 50S ribosomal protein L10 produces the protein MTREEKSQVIEDLTAQLAENTNIYLADISGLDAGTTSNLRRACFKANVSLKVIKNTLLAKAMEKSDKDFGELPEVLKGNTSIMFSETGNAPAKVIKEFRKKSEKPLLKGAFVEEAIFVGDETLDALVDIKSKEEVIGEIIGLLQSPAKNVISALKSSGGTIAGILKTLSEKEG, from the coding sequence ATGACAAGAGAAGAAAAATCACAAGTAATTGAAGACTTAACTGCTCAGTTAGCTGAAAACACTAATATCTATTTAGCAGATATTTCAGGTTTAGATGCAGGAACAACTTCAAATTTACGTAGAGCTTGTTTTAAAGCTAACGTATCATTAAAAGTAATTAAGAATACGCTTCTTGCGAAAGCAATGGAGAAATCTGATAAAGATTTTGGAGAATTACCAGAGGTATTAAAAGGAAATACTTCTATAATGTTTTCTGAAACCGGTAATGCACCAGCAAAGGTGATCAAAGAGTTTCGTAAGAAATCCGAGAAGCCTTTATTAAAAGGAGCTTTTGTAGAGGAAGCAATTTTTGTTGGAGATGAAACTCTGGATGCACTTGTAGATATCAAGTCTAAAGAAGAAGTTATTGGAGAAATTATTGGCTTACTACAGTCACCGGCTAAGAATGTTATTTCAGCATTAAAGTCTAGTGGAGGTACTATAGCGGGTATTCTTAAAACATTATCCGAGAAAGAAGGGTAA
- the rplL gene encoding 50S ribosomal protein L7/L12: MADLKEFAEQLVNLTVKEVNELADILKEEYGIEPAAAAVAVAAGGGAAGGDAAEEKTEFDVILKAAGGAKLAVVKLVKELTGLGLKEAKGLVDDAPSAIKEGIAKDEAEALKAQLEEAGAEVELK, from the coding sequence ATGGCAGATTTAAAAGAATTCGCAGAACAATTAGTTAACTTGACAGTAAAAGAAGTTAATGAGTTAGCTGATATATTAAAAGAAGAGTATGGTATCGAGCCTGCTGCTGCTGCAGTAGCTGTTGCTGCTGGTGGTGGAGCTGCTGGTGGAGATGCTGCTGAAGAGAAAACTGAATTTGATGTAATACTTAAAGCAGCTGGTGGTGCTAAATTAGCAGTTGTAAAACTTGTTAAGGAATTAACTGGTCTTGGTCTTAAAGAGGCTAAAGGATTAGTTGATGATGCTCCAAGTGCAATTAAAGAAGGTATTGCTAAAGATGAAGCAGAAGCTCTTAAAGCTCAATTAGAAGAGGCTGGAGCAGAGGTTGAGCTTAAGTAA
- the rpoB gene encoding DNA-directed RNA polymerase subunit beta yields MLATQTERLNFSSVKNRPDYPDFLDIQIKSFQDFFQLETKSEERGNEGLYNTFMENFPITDTRNQFVLEFLDYFVDPPRYDLQECIERGLTYSVPLKARLKLFCTDPEHEDFETIVQDVYLGTIPYMTPSGTFCINGAERVVVSQLHRSPGVFFGQSFHANGTKLYSARVIPFKGSWIEFATDINSVMYAYIDRKKKLPVTTLFRAIGFERDKDILEIFDLAEEVKVSKSGLKKVLGRKLAARVLNTWHEDFVDEDTGEVVSIERNEIVLDRDTVLDKDHLDEIVDSGAKTILLHKEDNQKGDYAIIHNTLQKDPTNSEKEAVEHIYRQLRNAEPPDEETARGIIDKLFFSDQRYNLGEVGRYRMNKKLGLNIEMDKQVLTKEDIITIIKYLIELINSKAEIDDIDHLSNRRVRTVGEQLSQQFGVGLARMARTIRERMNVRDNEVFTPIDLINAKTLSSVINSFFGTNQLSQFMDQTNPLAEITHKRRLSALGPGGLSRERAGFEVRDVHYTHYGRLCPIETPEGPNIGLISSLAVFAKVNSMGFLETPYRKVEEGKVDLSEFRYLSAEEEEEKLIMQANLPLKEDGTIESDKVIARMEGDFPVIEPSSVNYADVAPNQIASISASLIPFLEHDDANRALMGSNMMRQAVPLLRVDAPIVGTGLERQVASDSRVLINAEGAGVVEYVDAQKITIKYDRTEEERMVSFESDSKTYNLIKFRKTNQGTSINLKPIVRVGDRVNKGQVLCQGYATENGELALGRNMKVAFMPWKGYNFEDAIVISEKVVRDDIFTSIHIDEYSLEVRDTKLGNEELTNDIPNVSEEATKDLDENGMIRVGAEIKPGDILIGKITPKGESDPTPEEKLLRAIFGDKAGDVKDASLKASPSLHGVVIDKKLFARAIKDKRKRSQDKEDISILERSYDAKFALLKAELIDKLFIIVGGKTSQGVINDLGEEVLPKGKKFTQKMLNSVDDYAHLTKGTWTTDDNLNKMVADLIHNFKIKENDLQGNLRREKFTISVGDELPSGIIKLAKVYIAKKRKLKVGDKMAGRHGNKGIVARIVREEDMPFLEDGTPVDIVLNPLGVPSRMNIGQIYETVLGWAGQKLGRKYATPIFDGASLDQINEFTDEAGIPRFGHTYLYDGGTGDRFDQPATVGVIYMLKLGHMVDDKMHARSIGPYSLITQQPLGGKAQFGGQRFGEMEVWALEAYGASATLREILTVKSDDVIGRAKTYESIVKGEPMPEPGLPESFNVLMHELKGLGLDIRLEE; encoded by the coding sequence ATGTTAGCAACGCAAACTGAAAGATTGAATTTTTCTTCTGTAAAGAATAGACCTGATTATCCGGATTTTTTGGATATCCAGATCAAATCATTTCAGGACTTCTTTCAATTAGAAACAAAGTCTGAAGAAAGAGGAAACGAGGGTCTTTATAATACCTTCATGGAAAATTTCCCGATTACGGATACACGTAATCAATTTGTACTAGAATTTTTAGACTACTTCGTAGATCCACCAAGATATGATTTACAAGAGTGTATAGAAAGAGGTCTTACGTATAGTGTGCCTCTAAAAGCACGTTTAAAACTTTTCTGTACAGACCCTGAGCACGAAGATTTTGAGACGATTGTTCAGGACGTATATTTAGGAACGATTCCTTACATGACTCCAAGTGGTACATTCTGTATCAATGGAGCAGAACGTGTTGTTGTATCCCAACTACACCGTTCACCTGGTGTGTTCTTTGGACAATCATTCCATGCAAATGGAACTAAGCTATATTCTGCAAGAGTTATTCCTTTTAAAGGATCTTGGATAGAATTTGCAACTGATATCAATAGCGTTATGTACGCATATATTGATAGAAAGAAAAAGTTACCAGTAACCACACTTTTCCGTGCTATTGGTTTTGAAAGAGATAAAGATATTTTAGAGATTTTTGACCTTGCAGAAGAGGTTAAAGTTTCTAAGTCTGGATTAAAAAAAGTATTAGGTCGTAAACTTGCGGCTCGTGTTTTAAATACGTGGCATGAAGATTTCGTTGATGAAGATACAGGAGAAGTTGTTTCTATCGAACGTAACGAGATTGTATTAGATCGTGATACTGTCCTAGATAAAGATCACTTAGATGAGATCGTGGATTCTGGAGCTAAAACTATTCTACTTCATAAAGAAGATAACCAGAAAGGTGATTATGCCATTATCCATAATACATTGCAAAAAGATCCTACGAATTCTGAAAAAGAAGCCGTAGAACATATATACCGTCAATTACGTAATGCAGAACCGCCTGATGAGGAAACTGCGAGAGGTATTATTGACAAGCTATTCTTCTCTGATCAACGTTACAATTTAGGTGAAGTAGGTCGTTATAGAATGAATAAAAAGTTAGGTCTTAATATCGAAATGGATAAGCAAGTACTTACCAAAGAGGATATTATAACTATCATAAAATACTTAATAGAGTTAATTAATTCTAAAGCGGAGATTGATGATATTGATCACCTTTCTAACCGTCGTGTAAGAACTGTTGGAGAACAATTATCTCAGCAGTTTGGGGTTGGTTTAGCACGTATGGCTCGTACTATTCGAGAGCGTATGAATGTTAGGGATAACGAAGTATTTACTCCTATAGATTTAATTAATGCAAAGACCTTATCTTCTGTAATTAATTCATTCTTTGGAACCAACCAGTTATCTCAGTTTATGGATCAGACGAATCCGTTGGCAGAGATTACGCATAAGCGTAGACTTTCTGCTCTTGGACCAGGTGGTTTATCTAGAGAAAGAGCAGGTTTTGAGGTTCGAGATGTACACTATACGCATTATGGACGTTTATGTCCTATCGAAACACCTGAAGGGCCAAATATTGGGCTAATTTCTTCACTTGCAGTATTTGCTAAAGTGAATTCAATGGGATTTCTTGAAACTCCTTATCGTAAAGTTGAGGAAGGTAAAGTAGATTTAAGCGAGTTTAGATACCTAAGTGCCGAAGAAGAGGAAGAAAAATTAATAATGCAAGCCAATCTTCCACTAAAAGAAGATGGTACAATTGAGAGTGATAAGGTGATTGCACGTATGGAAGGTGATTTCCCTGTGATCGAGCCATCATCTGTAAATTATGCGGATGTTGCGCCTAACCAAATTGCTTCGATTTCTGCATCTTTGATTCCTTTCTTGGAACATGATGATGCGAACCGTGCATTGATGGGATCGAATATGATGCGTCAGGCAGTTCCTTTATTAAGAGTAGATGCTCCGATTGTAGGTACAGGACTTGAACGTCAGGTAGCTTCTGATTCTAGGGTGTTAATAAACGCTGAAGGAGCTGGAGTTGTTGAGTATGTGGATGCTCAAAAGATAACCATCAAGTACGATAGAACGGAAGAAGAGAGAATGGTAAGTTTTGAAAGTGATTCCAAAACATATAACCTGATCAAATTCCGTAAAACCAATCAAGGTACTTCTATAAATCTTAAACCAATTGTAAGAGTTGGCGATAGAGTAAATAAAGGACAAGTTTTATGTCAAGGTTATGCAACTGAGAACGGAGAACTTGCTTTAGGTAGAAATATGAAGGTTGCCTTCATGCCTTGGAAAGGATATAACTTTGAGGATGCGATTGTAATTTCTGAGAAAGTAGTTAGAGATGATATCTTTACTTCTATTCATATTGATGAGTATTCATTAGAAGTTAGGGATACGAAATTAGGTAACGAAGAGCTAACTAATGATATTCCTAATGTTTCTGAAGAAGCTACAAAAGATCTAGATGAAAACGGAATGATCCGTGTTGGTGCTGAAATCAAACCAGGAGATATTCTTATCGGTAAAATTACACCAAAAGGGGAGAGTGATCCTACTCCAGAAGAGAAGCTATTAAGAGCTATCTTTGGAGATAAAGCAGGAGATGTTAAAGATGCATCTTTAAAAGCTTCACCTTCTTTACACGGTGTTGTTATAGATAAGAAGTTGTTTGCTCGTGCTATTAAAGATAAGCGAAAGCGTTCTCAAGATAAAGAAGATATCTCTATCTTAGAAAGATCCTATGATGCAAAATTTGCATTATTGAAAGCAGAATTGATAGATAAATTATTTATAATCGTTGGAGGTAAGACTTCTCAAGGTGTTATTAATGATTTAGGAGAAGAAGTACTTCCAAAAGGTAAAAAGTTTACTCAGAAAATGCTTAACAGTGTTGATGACTATGCTCACCTTACTAAAGGAACCTGGACTACTGATGATAATCTTAATAAAATGGTTGCGGATCTAATTCACAACTTTAAGATTAAAGAAAATGATTTACAAGGTAACTTACGTAGAGAGAAATTTACAATCTCTGTGGGTGATGAATTACCTTCTGGAATTATAAAACTTGCTAAAGTTTATATTGCTAAAAAACGTAAACTTAAAGTAGGTGATAAAATGGCAGGTCGTCACGGTAACAAAGGTATTGTTGCACGTATCGTAAGAGAAGAAGATATGCCATTCTTAGAAGACGGAACACCAGTAGATATTGTACTGAATCCATTAGGGGTACCATCTCGTATGAACATTGGTCAGATCTATGAAACCGTATTAGGTTGGGCAGGTCAAAAATTAGGTAGAAAATATGCTACTCCAATTTTTGATGGAGCTTCTTTAGATCAGATCAACGAATTTACAGATGAAGCAGGTATTCCTAGATTTGGGCATACGTATTTATATGATGGTGGTACTGGAGATCGTTTTGATCAGCCGGCAACTGTAGGTGTAATCTACATGCTTAAGTTAGGTCATATGGTAGATGATAAAATGCACGCACGTTCTATAGGTCCATATTCATTGATCACGCAGCAACCACTTGGTGGTAAAGCACAGTTTGGAGGTCAACGTTTTGGAGAGATGGAAGTATGGGCGCTTGAAGCTTACGGTGCTTCAGCTACCCTTCGTGAAATACTGACTGTGAAATCTGATGATGTTATTGGTAGAGCTAAGACGTACGAAAGTATCGTGAAAGGTGAACCTATGCCAGAACCGGGATTACCAGAATCATTCAATGTATTAATGCATGAATTGAAAGGTCTGGGTCTGGATATCAGATTAGAAGAATAA
- the rplK gene encoding 50S ribosomal protein L11 yields MAKEISKVVKLQVRGGAANPSPPVGPALGAAGVNIMEFCKQFNGRTQDKAGKVLPVVINVYKDKSFDFVIKTPPAAVQILEAAKTKKGSGEPNRKKVASVTWDQVRTIAEDKMQDLNAFTVESAMKMIAGTARSMGVTVKGQAPF; encoded by the coding sequence ATGGCTAAAGAGATAAGTAAGGTTGTAAAACTTCAAGTACGTGGAGGAGCGGCGAACCCATCCCCACCAGTTGGACCTGCTTTAGGTGCTGCCGGAGTTAATATCATGGAATTCTGTAAGCAATTCAATGGTAGAACGCAAGATAAGGCTGGTAAAGTATTGCCAGTTGTTATTAATGTTTACAAAGACAAATCTTTTGACTTTGTAATCAAGACTCCACCTGCGGCGGTTCAAATACTGGAAGCAGCAAAAACAAAAAAAGGTTCTGGAGAGCCAAATCGTAAAAAAGTGGCTAGTGTTACTTGGGATCAAGTTCGTACGATTGCGGAAGATAAAATGCAGGATTTAAATGCATTTACTGTAGAATCTGCTATGAAAATGATTGCCGGTACCGCTCGTTCAATGGGTGTAACTGTAAAAGGACAAGCTCCTTTTTAA
- the rpoC gene encoding DNA-directed RNA polymerase subunit beta', with product MARNNDKNTVKRFNKISIGLASPESILAASQGEVLKPETINYRTHKPERDGLFCERIFGPVKDFECACGKYKRIRYKGIVCDRCGVEVTEKKVRRDRVGHINLVVPVAHIWYFRSLPNKIGYLLGLPSKKLDMIIYYERYVVIQPGIAKNEEGEPVQKMDFLTEEEYLNILDSLPQENLYLDDTDPNKFIAKMGAECLIEILKRIDLDELSYQLRHKANNETSKQRKTEALKRLQVVESLRDANKNRENRPEWMILKVVPVIPPELRPLVPLDGGRFATSDLNDLYRRVIIRNNRLKRLMEIKAPEVILRNEKRMLQESVDSLFDNTRKASAVKTDSNRPLKSLSDSLKGKQGRFRQNLLGKRVDYSARSVIVVGPELKLFECGLPKNMAAELYKPFVIRKLIERGIVKTVKSAKKIIDRKEPVVWDILENVLKGHPVLLNRAPTLHRLGIQAFQPKLIEGKAIQLHPLVCTAFNADFDGDQMAVHLPLGPEAILEAQLLMLASHNILNPANGSPVTVPSQDMVLGLYYMTKSRRSTPELEIKGEDLTFYSPEEVVIAYNEKRLDINANIKVRTKDIEEGELVTKIIETTTGRVLFNEKVPEKAGYINEVLTKKSLRDIIGDILKVTSVPETAAFLDEIKTLGYNFAFRGGLSFSLGDIIIPKEKHTMIADANKQVDNIVSNYNMGLITNNERYNQVIDIWTSTNAELTELSMKRIREDQQGFNSVYMMLDSGARGSKEQIRQLTGMRGLMAKPKKSNSAGGEIIENPILSNFKEGLSILEYFISTHGARKGLADTALKTADAGYLTRRLVDVAQDVIVNIEDCGTLRGVEVSPLKKNEEIIEGLAARIAGRTSLMDVINPLTQEVLVEAGVEIDDVTAKNIENSPVESVEVRSALTCEAKKGICVKCYGRNLATGKTVQRGEAVGVVAAQSIGEPGTQLTLRTFHVGGIASNISEENQLKSKFAGKAEIEELKTVKGQDSEGKEIDVVISRTSEVKVIDPKTKIVLSTNLIPYGSQLFIKSGDTLKADQSICQWDPYNGVIISEFAGKVTYENVEQGITYQVEIDEQTGFQEKVISESRDKKKIPTLLIMGKGDEVLRSYNLPVGAHLMVDDNEKIEVGKVLVKIPRKSAKAGDITGGLPRVTELFEARNPSNPAVVSEIDGVVSFGKIKRGNREIIVESRIGEIKKYLVKLSNQILVQENDFVRAGMPLSDGSVTPEDILKIKGPSAVQQYLVNEVQEVYRLQGVKINDKHFEVVVRQMMRKVRIQDPGDTIFLENQLIHKADFIVENDSMYGMKVIEDAGDSENLKAGQIISPRDLRDENSLLRREDKNLVEARDVTPATATPILQGITRASLQTKSFISAASFQETTKVLNEAAVSGKVDDLEGLKENVIVGHRIPAGTGMRDYESIIVGSKEEFEDRMEQRQEVNYN from the coding sequence ATGGCAAGAAATAATGATAAGAATACAGTAAAGAGATTTAATAAAATCTCTATAGGTTTAGCCTCTCCTGAGTCAATTTTAGCAGCGTCGCAGGGAGAAGTTTTAAAGCCTGAAACTATCAATTATCGTACTCACAAACCCGAGCGTGATGGTTTGTTCTGTGAGCGTATTTTTGGACCTGTTAAGGACTTTGAATGTGCTTGTGGTAAATATAAAAGAATTCGTTACAAAGGGATCGTTTGTGATCGATGTGGAGTAGAAGTAACAGAAAAGAAAGTTAGAAGAGATCGTGTAGGACACATTAATTTAGTGGTTCCTGTAGCGCATATATGGTATTTCCGTTCTTTGCCAAACAAAATAGGATATTTATTAGGGCTGCCATCTAAGAAATTAGATATGATCATCTACTATGAAAGATATGTAGTGATTCAACCAGGTATTGCTAAAAATGAAGAAGGAGAACCAGTTCAGAAAATGGATTTCCTTACAGAAGAAGAATACCTGAATATTTTAGATAGTCTTCCTCAAGAGAATTTATATTTGGATGATACAGATCCTAATAAATTCATCGCTAAGATGGGGGCAGAATGTCTTATCGAAATCTTAAAAAGAATCGATCTTGACGAGTTATCATATCAATTAAGACATAAAGCAAATAACGAAACATCTAAGCAACGTAAAACTGAAGCGTTAAAGCGTCTTCAAGTTGTAGAGTCGTTACGTGATGCTAATAAGAATAGAGAAAATCGTCCAGAGTGGATGATTCTTAAGGTAGTTCCGGTAATTCCGCCGGAGTTACGTCCATTAGTGCCACTTGATGGAGGTCGTTTTGCAACATCTGATTTAAATGACTTATACCGTCGTGTAATTATACGTAACAATCGTTTGAAGCGTTTGATGGAAATCAAAGCTCCAGAAGTAATTTTGCGTAATGAAAAGCGTATGTTACAAGAATCTGTGGATTCTTTGTTTGATAACACGCGTAAAGCTTCTGCAGTAAAAACAGATTCTAACAGACCATTAAAATCATTATCAGATTCATTAAAAGGTAAGCAAGGACGTTTCCGTCAAAACTTACTTGGTAAACGTGTGGATTATTCTGCTCGTTCTGTAATTGTTGTAGGACCAGAATTGAAATTATTCGAATGTGGTCTTCCTAAGAATATGGCAGCCGAGTTGTACAAGCCATTTGTAATCAGAAAATTGATTGAGCGTGGTATTGTAAAGACGGTAAAATCTGCAAAGAAAATTATAGATAGAAAAGAACCTGTAGTTTGGGATATCTTAGAGAATGTTCTAAAAGGACATCCGGTATTATTAAACCGTGCTCCTACGCTTCACCGTTTAGGTATACAGGCATTCCAGCCAAAACTTATTGAAGGTAAAGCAATACAGTTACACCCATTGGTATGTACGGCATTTAATGCCGATTTTGATGGAGATCAAATGGCAGTACATTTACCATTAGGACCAGAAGCTATATTAGAAGCACAATTATTAATGTTAGCTTCTCATAATATCTTAAATCCTGCCAATGGTTCACCAGTTACGGTACCTTCTCAGGATATGGTATTAGGACTGTATTATATGACTAAGTCTCGTAGATCTACACCTGAATTAGAAATTAAAGGTGAAGATTTAACGTTCTATTCTCCAGAAGAAGTGGTGATCGCTTATAATGAGAAAAGATTAGATATCAATGCTAACATTAAAGTTAGAACAAAAGATATCGAAGAAGGAGAGTTAGTAACTAAAATAATAGAAACTACTACTGGTAGAGTTTTATTTAATGAAAAGGTTCCAGAAAAAGCTGGTTACATAAATGAAGTGTTGACTAAAAAATCTCTTAGAGATATTATTGGTGATATTTTAAAGGTAACTAGTGTTCCTGAAACTGCGGCTTTCTTGGATGAAATCAAAACACTAGGGTATAACTTCGCATTTAGAGGTGGGTTGTCGTTTAGTTTAGGTGATATTATTATTCCTAAGGAAAAGCATACTATGATTGCTGATGCTAATAAGCAGGTAGATAATATTGTATCAAACTATAATATGGGTCTTATCACTAATAATGAGCGTTATAATCAGGTAATTGATATATGGACATCAACTAATGCTGAATTGACAGAATTGTCGATGAAGCGTATTAGAGAAGATCAGCAAGGGTTTAACTCGGTATATATGATGCTTGATTCTGGAGCAAGGGGATCTAAAGAACAGATTCGTCAGCTTACAGGAATGCGTGGATTGATGGCTAAACCGAAAAAATCAAATTCTGCTGGTGGAGAAATTATTGAGAATCCGATTCTTTCTAACTTTAAAGAAGGTCTTTCGATTCTAGAGTACTTTATCTCTACTCACGGTGCTCGTAAAGGTCTTGCGGATACAGCACTTAAAACAGCGGATGCTGGATACCTTACTCGTCGTTTAGTTGATGTTGCACAAGACGTAATTGTTAATATTGAAGATTGTGGAACATTAAGAGGAGTAGAAGTTAGTCCATTAAAGAAAAACGAAGAAATTATAGAAGGTCTAGCAGCTAGAATTGCGGGTAGAACTTCATTGATGGATGTTATTAATCCATTAACTCAAGAAGTACTTGTAGAAGCTGGTGTAGAGATTGATGATGTAACTGCTAAGAATATCGAAAACTCTCCTGTAGAGTCGGTAGAAGTTCGTTCTGCTCTTACCTGTGAAGCTAAGAAAGGTATATGTGTTAAATGTTATGGACGTAACCTAGCTACTGGTAAAACAGTTCAGAGAGGTGAAGCAGTGGGTGTTGTTGCAGCGCAGTCAATTGGAGAGCCAGGAACGCAGCTTACATTACGTACATTCCACGTTGGAGGTATTGCAAGTAACATTTCTGAAGAAAATCAGCTAAAATCTAAATTTGCTGGTAAAGCAGAAATAGAAGAATTGAAGACTGTAAAAGGTCAGGACTCTGAAGGAAAAGAAATAGATGTTGTGATTTCTCGTACTTCTGAAGTTAAGGTTATTGATCCTAAAACTAAGATCGTACTTAGTACAAATCTTATACCTTATGGTTCGCAGTTGTTTATCAAGAGTGGTGATACATTGAAAGCGGATCAGAGCATCTGTCAGTGGGATCCATATAATGGTGTGATTATTTCGGAATTTGCCGGAAAAGTAACCTATGAGAATGTAGAACAAGGTATAACATATCAGGTAGAAATTGATGAACAAACCGGATTCCAGGAAAAAGTAATCTCAGAATCACGTGATAAGAAAAAGATACCTACACTTCTGATTATGGGTAAAGGTGACGAAGTTCTTCGTTCATATAACCTTCCAGTTGGAGCTCACTTAATGGTGGATGATAATGAAAAGATTGAAGTAGGTAAGGTTTTAGTTAAGATTCCACGTAAATCGGCAAAAGCTGGTGATATTACAGGAGGTCTTCCACGTGTAACAGAATTATTTGAAGCACGTAATCCATCAAACCCTGCAGTTGTTAGTGAGATTGATGGTGTAGTATCATTTGGTAAAATCAAGCGTGGTAATCGTGAGATTATTGTAGAATCTAGAATTGGTGAAATCAAGAAGTATCTTGTTAAATTATCGAATCAGATTCTTGTTCAAGAGAATGATTTTGTACGTGCAGGTATGCCACTATCAGATGGTTCTGTAACTCCTGAAGATATTCTTAAAATAAAAGGACCTTCTGCAGTACAGCAATATTTAGTAAATGAGGTACAGGAAGTATATAGATTACAAGGAGTGAAGATTAACGATAAGCATTTTGAGGTGGTAGTACGTCAAATGATGCGTAAGGTAAGAATTCAGGATCCGGGTGATACTATTTTCTTAGAAAATCAATTAATCCATAAGGCTGATTTTATTGTTGAAAATGATTCTATGTACGGAATGAAGGTGATCGAAGATGCTGGTGATAGTGAAAACCTAAAAGCAGGTCAGATTATTTCACCTCGTGATTTAAGAGATGAAAACTCTCTTTTACGTAGAGAAGACAAGAATTTAGTAGAGGCACGAGATGTTACTCCGGCTACAGCGACTCCAATACTTCAGGGTATTACTAGAGCTTCGCTTCAGACTAAATCGTTTATCTCTGCGGCATCATTCCAGGAAACAACAAAAGTATTAAACGAAGCTGCTGTAAGTGGTAAGGTTGATGATCTGGAAGGATTGAAAGAGAATGTAATTGTTGGTCATAGAATTCCTGCAGGAACAGGTATGAGAGACTATGAGAGTATCATAGTTGGTTCTAAGGAAGAGTTCGAAGATCGAATGGAACAACGA
- the nusG gene encoding transcription termination/antitermination protein NusG produces MAEVGNTKKWYVVRAVSGQENKIKDYIEREIAHMGMEDYVSQILVPTEKVIQIRNGKKIHKERVYFPGYVMIEANLSGEIPHIIKSINGVIGFLGEVKGGDPVPLRKAEINRMLGKVDELAVKTDNVAIPYTVGETVKVIDGPFNGFNGTVEKVNEEKRKLEVMVKIFGRKTPLELSYMQVEKV; encoded by the coding sequence ATGGCTGAGGTTGGTAATACAAAAAAATGGTACGTTGTACGTGCTGTAAGTGGTCAGGAAAATAAGATAAAGGACTATATCGAGCGAGAAATTGCTCATATGGGAATGGAGGACTATGTTTCTCAAATCTTGGTACCTACTGAAAAGGTTATTCAGATCCGAAATGGAAAAAAGATTCATAAAGAAAGAGTGTATTTTCCAGGATATGTGATGATAGAAGCAAATCTTTCTGGAGAAATTCCTCACATCATAAAATCTATTAATGGAGTAATTGGTTTTCTTGGAGAGGTTAAAGGAGGAGATCCTGTGCCTTTAAGAAAAGCTGAGATTAATAGAATGCTAGGTAAAGTGGATGAACTTGCAGTGAAAACTGATAATGTTGCTATCCCTTACACCGTTGGAGAAACGGTTAAAGTAATTGATGGTCCTTTTAACGGTTTTAATGGTACTGTTGAGAAAGTTAATGAAGAAAAGCGTAAGCTAGAAGTAATGGTTAAGATTTTCGGTAGAAAAACACCATTAGAGTTAAGCTATATGCAAGTAGAAAAAGTATAA
- the secE gene encoding preprotein translocase subunit SecE → MAGLINYITESYSELKNHVTWTPWAEAQRLTLVTIVFSVIFSLAIWGVDTVFSNVIEYYFTLVKS, encoded by the coding sequence ATGGCTGGATTAATAAATTACATTACGGAATCATATAGCGAGTTAAAGAACCATGTAACTTGGACTCCTTGGGCGGAGGCACAAAGACTTACTCTAGTTACCATTGTTTTTTCGGTTATTTTTTCATTAGCTATCTGGGGAGTTGATACTGTGTTCAGTAATGTGATAGAGTATTATTTCACTTTAGTTAAATCATAA
- the rplA gene encoding 50S ribosomal protein L1, which translates to MAKVTKKQKEVRAKVEKNRSYSVDEASALVKEITNVNFDASVDLAVRLNVDPRKANQMVRGVVTLPHGTGKDVKVLALVTPDKEAEAKEAGADFVGLDEYLDKIKGGWTDVDVIITMPSVMGKLGPLGRVLGPRGLMPNPKTGTVTMDIAKAVSDVKAGKIDFKVDKTGIVHAAIGKSSFSADKIAGNAKELLTTLVKLKPVAAKGVYIKSIYMSSTMSPGVEIDSKNYAGN; encoded by the coding sequence ATGGCAAAAGTAACTAAAAAGCAAAAAGAAGTTAGAGCTAAAGTTGAAAAGAATAGATCATATTCAGTAGACGAAGCTTCTGCTTTAGTAAAAGAAATAACAAACGTGAATTTTGATGCCTCAGTAGATCTTGCAGTTCGCTTGAACGTAGATCCTCGTAAAGCAAATCAAATGGTACGTGGTGTGGTAACATTACCTCACGGAACAGGAAAGGATGTTAAAGTTCTTGCATTGGTAACACCGGATAAAGAAGCTGAAGCAAAAGAGGCTGGAGCTGATTTTGTAGGGTTAGATGAATATCTAGATAAGATTAAAGGTGGATGGACAGATGTAGATGTGATCATTACAATGCCTAGCGTTATGGGTAAATTGGGTCCGTTAGGTCGAGTATTAGGACCACGTGGTTTAATGCCTAACCCTAAAACTGGTACAGTGACAATGGATATAGCAAAAGCTGTTTCTGATGTTAAAGCTGGTAAGATTGACTTCAAAGTTGATAAAACTGGTATTGTTCACGCTGCAATTGGAAAGTCCTCTTTCTCTGCTGATAAAATCGCAGGAAATGCAAAAGAATTATTAACAACGTTAGTAAAGTTAAAGCCTGTGGCTGCTAAAGGTGTGTATATTAAATCAATATATATGTCTTCTACAATGAGCCCTGGTGTGGAGATTGATTCTAAGAACTACGCTGGTAATTAA